One Chiloscyllium punctatum isolate Juve2018m chromosome 19, sChiPun1.3, whole genome shotgun sequence genomic window carries:
- the mrps23 gene encoding small ribosomal subunit protein mS23 — protein MAGSRLEKFGTIFTRVRDLLRAGVMKESEKPCWYDVYAAFPPKYEPVYAQPKERFGKVQDPVQEIFYQEDTIRAKFYEVYGNGPRPFDLTRSNFVSTCQRFVEKCQELEAQGEVDEEKLFEATSRALLMDGVVLRRRGRAGISGFASDDPQDSKTRNPVLDMKLQDLLKGMQEEQQEQAQEERQLQAQQETQSH, from the exons ATGGCGGGGAGTCGGCTGGAGAAATTCGGCACCATCTTCACCAG GGTGCGGGACTTGTTGCGAGCTGGTGTCATGAAGGAGTCGGAGAAACCTTGCTGGTACGATGTTTACGCTGCTTTCCCTCCAAAGTATGAGCCAGTCTACGCACAACCGAAGGAGAGATTTGGTAAAGTGCAGGACCCGGTTCAGGAGATTTTCTACCAGGAGGACACGATTCGAGC GAAATTCTATGAGGTGTATGGGAATGGCCCAAGACCATTTGACCTCACACGATCCAATTTTGTTTCCACTTGTCAAAG GTTTGTGGAAAAGTGCCAGGAGCTGGAGGCACAAGGTGAAGTGGACGAAGAGAAGTTATTTGAGGCGACCAGCCGGGCACTGCTCATGGACGGAGTTGTGTTGCGAAGGAGAGGCCGAGCCGGA ATATCAGGCTTTGCGAGTGACGATCCCCAGGACTCCAAGACACGGAACCCAGTGTTGGACATGAAGCTGCAGGACCTGCTGAAAGGGATGCAGGAGGAGCAGCAAGAACAAGCTCAGGAGGAGAGGCAGCTCCAGGCACAACAAGAGACACAGTCGCACTGA